One Eublepharis macularius isolate TG4126 chromosome 6, MPM_Emac_v1.0, whole genome shotgun sequence DNA segment encodes these proteins:
- the LOC129331750 gene encoding receptor-transporting protein 2-like, whose translation MDYWKEAFREQMCAAKPRDAWSLKQDKHLDPNPESGWKKAVQEHAHASFVCSQCYHTWSSHQVVILFHMYWEQSVRRGWVRWRTFRQECHKCSSTQKEKPRFAREDTDSIIKRLILDIREKCYRERVRRSDLSEVMICEGSGPHQSESCEACQMGLHKGHRGRPDGARHDGMPDGTLHHGKPGGAMYYGTLQSPRYSWTPNLESYEGSAVHTSSRRSLIQPSRQFSPPTVSRPCCVCCFVIAMAAVVFVLVAYWNDWFRG comes from the exons ATGGATTATTGGAAAGAGGCCTTTCGGGAGCAGATGTGTGCGGCAAAACCAAGAGACGCCTGGAGTCTAAAGCAGGACAAACACCTCGATCCTAACCCGGAATCTGGGTGGAAGAAGGCGGTGCAGGAACACGCCCATGCAAG TTTTGTGTGTTCACAATGCTACCACACGTGGTCCTCACATCAAGTCGTGATCCTGTTCCACATGTACTGGGAGCAATCTGTGCGACGAGGTTGGGTCCGGTGGAGGACTTTTCGGCAAGAATGCCACAAATGCTCCTCGACTCAGAAGGAGAAGCCGCGGTTCGCCAGGGAGGATACTGACAGCATCATAAAACGCCTGATCCTTGACATCCGTGAGAAATGCTACCGAGAACGAGTCCGTCGCAGTGACCTCTCTGAGGTGATGATATGTGAGGGAAGTGGGCCGCACCAAAGTGAATCTTGTGAAGCTTGTCAAATGGGACTACACAAAGGCCATCGTGGGAGGCCTGATGGAGCACGGCATGATGGGATGCCTGATGGTACATTACATCATGGGAAACCTGGTGGTGCAATGTATTATGGGACGCTCCAAAGCCCAAGGTATTCCTGGACCCCAAACTTGGAGAGTTACGAAGGCTCAGCCGTCCACACTTCCTCAAGGAGAAGTCTGATTCAACCGTCAAGGCAGTTTTCTCCTCCCACCGTTTCTCGTCCTTGCTGCGTGTGCTGCTTTGTTATTGCTAtggctgctgttgtttttgtaTTAGTTGCTTATTGGAATGACTGGTTCAGGGGATGA
- the LOC129331967 gene encoding receptor-transporting protein 2-like has protein sequence MKTLNMSDWRRVFQEQMQVAKPNDVWSLKMDQQLDFNHLGPGWVQVLQEHAHARFTCSQCYHSWSSHRVVILFHMYWERYERRGWAWMRVFRQQCHECSSEKHEEPQFTETDVASAIHRLILDIRDNCYGEYVDRSELSEVVWDTEHDGHIHQECEACQMGLHRKQRGKPENAVHHGRPQGAMQYGNPQPPACVVCAAFIVRILTAQLPAFLDEANCLDPFLSGFKPCCENETALIIYAGRRTEGI, from the exons ATGAAGACGCTGAACATGAGTGACTGGCGaagggtctttcaggagcagatGCAAGTGGCGAAACCCAACGACGTCTGGAGCCTCAAGATGGACCAGCAGCTTGATTTCAATCACTTGGGCCCTGGATGGGTGCAAGTCTTGCAGGAACATGCTCATGCAAG GTTTACATGTTCACAATGCTACCATAGCTGGTCCTCACATCGTGTCGTTATCCTCTTCCATATGTACTGGGAGAGATACGAAAGACGAGGATGGGCCTGGATGAGGGTCTTTAGGCAGCAGTGCCACGAGTGTTCTTCGGAGAAGCATGAAGAGCCACAGTTCACTGAGACAGATGTTGCCAGTGCCATACATCGCTTGATCCTCGACATCCGGGATAATTGCTACGGGGAATACGTTGACCGCAGTGAACTCTCTGAGGTGGTATGGGACACGGAGCACGACGGGCATATTCATCAAGAATGTGAAGCTTGCCAAATGGGACTCCACAGAAAGCAACGTGGGAAGCCTGAAAATGCAGTGCATCATGGGAGGCCTCAAGGCGCAATGCAGTATGggaacccccagcccccagc TTGTGTTGTTTGTGCTGCTTTCATTGTTCGTATTTTAACGGCGCAGCTACCtgctttcctggatgaggcaaattgtttAGACCCTTTCCTGTCTGGATTTAAGCCTTGTTGTGAGAATGAGACAGCCTTGATTATCTATGCCGGGAGGCGGACCGAGGGAATATGA
- the LOC129332814 gene encoding receptor-transporting protein 3-like: MSRRGGCDNLQSWKERFVQLMEKHKPQDKWVLDSSTDLSATDLPSGWYKYEQSHLFARFECSYCSKKWKSIQVVIHFHMHLDKRRWSQSQGQVKMRIFRQKCQKCKNAKYEMPVFSEEAVEKLLQNLTLKILKKCYGESSKSNQFFKPVAEEEVEGPHDRRNCEACQEGMCEAVSLYVRMCQATQWEEKQKILGFLLVVLMIFLFFCAASLLACKLFLPFCSFNQCSWLQSFPVTNIIIKLSAGLNL; the protein is encoded by the exons ATGTCTAGAAGAGGGGGATGCGACAATTTGCAGAGTTGGAAGGAAAGATTTGTTCAGCTGATGGAGAAACATAAACCACAGGACAAGTGGGTTTTGGATTCATCTACAGACCTCAGTGCCACGGACTTACCCTCTGGATGGTACAAATATGAGCAGAGTCATCTTTTTGCCAG GTTCGAGTGTTCCTATTGTTCTAAAAAGTGGAAATCTATCCAGGTGGTCATTCACTTCCACATGCACCTGGATAAGAGGCGGTGGAGTCAAAGCCAAGGCCAGGTGAAGATGAGGATATTCAGACAGAAATGTCAGAAATGCAAGAATGCCAAGTATGAGATGCCAGTCTTCAGTGAGGAGGCTGTCGAGAAACTCCTCCAGAATTTGACTCTGAAGATCCTGAAAAAATGCTATGGAGAATCCTCCAAAAGCAACCAGTTCTTTAAACCTGTTGCTGAGGAAGAAGTGGAGGGTCCACATGATAGACGCAACTGTGAGGCATGTCAGGAAGGGATGTGTGAGGCTGTGTCACTGTATGTGAGGATGTGTCAGGCTACACAGTGGGAGGAAAAACAAAAGATCTTGGGTTTTCTCCTTGTGGTTCTcatgatttttttgtttttctgtgcagCCTCCTTGCTGGCATGCAAATTGTTTCTACCTTTTTGCAGTTTCAATCAATGTTCTTGGTTACAATCTTTTCCTGTCACAAACATAATCATAAAACTGAGTGCAGGTCTTAATTTGTGA